The Cynocephalus volans isolate mCynVol1 chromosome 2, mCynVol1.pri, whole genome shotgun sequence genome window below encodes:
- the HNRNPF gene encoding heterogeneous nuclear ribonucleoprotein F: MMLGPEGGEGFVVKLRGLPWSCSIEDVQNFLSDCTIRDGTAGVHFIYTREGRQSGEAFVELETEDDVKMALKKDRESMGHRYIEVFKSHRTEMDWVLKHSGPNSADTANDGFVRLRGLPFGCTKEEIVQFFSGLEIVPNGITLPVDPEGKITGEAFVQFASQELAEKALGKHKERIGHRYIEVFKSSQEEVRSYSDPPLKFMSVQRPGPYDRPGTARRYIGIVKQAGLERMRPGAYSAGYGGYEEYSGLSDGYGFTTDLFGRDLSYCLSGMYDHRYGDSEFTVQGTTGHCVHMRGLPYKATENDIYNFFSPLNPVRVHIEIGPDGRVTGEADVEFATHEEAVAAMSKDRANMQHRYIELFLNSTTTGASNGAYSSQVMQGMGVSAAQASYSALESPAVSGCYGTSYSGQNSMGGYD, encoded by the coding sequence ATGATGCTGGGCCCTGAGGGAGGTGAAGGCTTTGTGGTCAAGCTCCGTGGCCTGCCCTGGTCCTGCTCTATTGAAGATGTGCAGAACTTCCTATCTGACTGCACAATTCGTGATGGGACTGCAGGTGTCCATTTCATCTATACTAGAGAAGGCAGGCAGAGTGGTGAGGCTTTTGTTGAACTTGAAACAGAAGATGATGTAAAAATGGCCctgaaaaaagacagagaaagcatGGGACACCGGTACATTGAGGTATTCAAGTCCCACAGAACCGAGATGGACTGGGTGTTGAAGCACAGCGGTCCCAACAGCGCTGACACTGCCAACGATGGCTTCGTCCGCCTTCGGGGACTCCCATTTGGATGCACAAAGGAAGAAATTGTTCAGTTCTTCTCAGGGTTAGAAATCGTGCCAAATGGGATCACTTTGCCTGTGGACCCCGAGGGCAAGATTACAGGGGAAGCTTTTGTGCAGTTTGCCTCGCAGGAGTTAGCTGAGAAGGCTCTCGGGAAGCACAAGGAGAGAATAGGGCACAGGTATATTGAAGTGTTCAAGAGCAGTCAGGAGGAGGTTAGGTCATACTCAGATCCCCCTCTGAAGTTCATGTCTGTGCAGCGGCCAGGCCCCTATGACCGGCCTGGCACAGCCAGGAGGTACATTGGTATCGTGAAGCAAGCAGGCCTGGAGAGGATGAGGCCTGGTGCTTACAGTGCGGGCTATGGAGGGTACGAGGAGTACAGTGGCCTCAGCGATGGCTATGGCTTCACCACTGACCTGTTTGGGAGAGACCTCAGTTATTGTCTCTCAGGCATGTATGACCACAGATATGGAGACAGCGAGTTCACGGTGCAGGGCACCACCGGCCACTGCGTTCACATGAGGGGGCTACCATACAAAGCGACCGAGAACGACATTTACAACTTCTTCTCTCCACTCAACCCTGTGAGAGTCCACATTGAGATCGGCCCTGATGGAAGAGTGACGGGTGAAGCAGACGTTGAGTTTGCCACTCACGAAGAAGCCGTGGCAGCTATGTCCAAAGACAGGGCCAACATGCAGCACAGATACATAGAACTCTTTTTGAATTCGACGACAACAGGGGCCAGCAACGGGGCTTACAGTAGCCAGGTGATGCAAGGTATGGGGGTGTCCGCAGCCCAGGCCTCCTACAGTGCCCTGGAGAGCCCGGCGGTGAGTGGCTGTTACGGGACCAGCTACAGTGGTCAGAACAGCATGGGTGGATACGACTAG